From Oculatellaceae cyanobacterium, a single genomic window includes:
- the psbP gene encoding photosystem II reaction center PsbP yields the protein MLKRIAVILLLVFSLSLQVGISPASANGFKRYEDTSDSYRFFYPNGWVAVKVNNGADIVFHDIIEPSENISVVISPVSRDKSLTDLGTPGEVGYKLGKSAIAPPDSGRTAELVNAEAREVGAKNYYMLEYAVKLPNQERHNLASVAINRGKLYTFNASTTEKRWQKVRSLLKQVVNSFTVY from the coding sequence ATGCTCAAACGAATTGCCGTAATTTTACTGCTGGTATTTAGTTTAAGTCTGCAAGTGGGTATTAGCCCTGCAAGTGCCAACGGATTTAAAAGATATGAAGATACATCTGACAGCTATAGATTTTTCTATCCGAATGGCTGGGTTGCTGTCAAGGTAAATAATGGCGCAGATATTGTTTTCCACGATATTATCGAGCCGAGTGAAAATATCAGTGTGGTAATTAGCCCAGTATCTAGGGACAAATCCCTGACTGATTTAGGTACGCCTGGGGAAGTTGGTTATAAACTGGGAAAAAGCGCGATCGCACCCCCTGACTCTGGACGCACAGCAGAATTAGTTAATGCCGAAGCCCGTGAAGTTGGGGCTAAAAATTATTATATGCTGGAATATGCGGTTAAACTTCCCAATCAAGAACGACACAACTTAGCCAGTGTTGCCATCAACCGAGGTAAGCTTTATACCTTCAACGCTTCAACTACCGAAAAGCGCTGGCAAAAAGTGCGATCGCTCTTAAAGCAAGTTGTCAATTCTTTCACTGTATATTAG
- a CDS encoding tetratricopeptide repeat protein has product MKSSDLNIVIAQHPKTSKIQQKTIFGALAWMPFALILGGMTPMQAQLPIQFPMVVAQAKPQISAVDLYNRGVDQLENGDYKAAIALFDQALKINSQDADAFYNRAYAYSLLGSYSEAIKDYTQAINLKPDFGDAYSNRAYAYYVAGNYQAAIADCTQAIRINPKNADAYIYKGNAYDDLGEHLAAIENYNQALTIDPKNAKAYYNRALGYNRQKNHLKAIEDYTQSVRLDSGFAEAYYNRGVSSLQLGKKSEAIEDLRKAADIYLSQKKTQNYQSAIALVKQLQQTQ; this is encoded by the coding sequence ATGAAGAGTAGTGATCTAAATATTGTGATTGCACAACACCCAAAAACCAGCAAAATCCAGCAGAAAACGATTTTTGGGGCTTTGGCATGGATGCCTTTTGCCTTGATACTAGGTGGAATGACACCAATGCAGGCACAACTGCCAATTCAGTTCCCAATGGTAGTGGCGCAAGCAAAGCCCCAGATCAGTGCTGTAGATTTATATAATCGCGGTGTCGATCAGCTAGAAAATGGGGACTACAAGGCAGCGATCGCACTTTTTGACCAAGCGCTCAAAATAAATTCCCAAGATGCCGATGCTTTCTATAACCGCGCTTATGCCTACAGTTTATTAGGCAGTTACTCAGAAGCAATCAAAGATTACACCCAAGCTATTAACCTTAAGCCTGACTTCGGCGATGCTTATTCTAACCGTGCTTATGCCTACTATGTTGCAGGTAATTATCAAGCAGCGATCGCCGATTGTACACAAGCAATTCGCATTAATCCCAAAAATGCTGATGCCTATATTTACAAAGGCAATGCTTATGATGATTTAGGAGAACATCTTGCTGCAATTGAAAATTATAATCAAGCTTTAACAATTGACCCAAAAAACGCTAAAGCTTACTATAATCGGGCTTTAGGCTACAATCGCCAAAAAAACCATCTTAAAGCAATTGAGGATTATACTCAGTCAGTACGTCTCGATAGCGGTTTTGCAGAAGCCTACTATAACCGAGGTGTTAGTAGCTTGCAATTGGGAAAAAAGTCAGAAGCAATAGAAGATCTTCGCAAAGCAGCAGATATTTATCTTAGCCAGAAAAAGACCCAAAATTATCAAAGTGCGATCGCGTTAGTCAAACAGCTTCAGCAAACTCAATGA